The nucleotide sequence CCGTGCGCAACGGTTCGGCGGTGAGGACGAAGCCGCCGACGTGGATGGAGCGGTGGCGCGGCGCCTGGTGCAGCCCCTCGACGATGTCGGGGAGGACGTGCACCCGGCGGTCGTTGGGATCGAGCCCGGCCTGCGCGAAGATGGTGGAGGCGAGCGGGGAGGCGGGGTCGGCGGCCGTGTCCCGGGAAGTGCCTAACGACCTCCCCTCCGCCTCCAGGCGATCCACCAACGACTGGTTGCGGGTGTTCTGCTGCAGCGTGACCTGCGCGTTGGCGTTGCCGAACGGTTCATAGCCCTTCGAGTGGCGCGCCCCTCCGGGCCGGGCCGACGCCGCATCCAAGGGCGCCCCTCCATCCGCCTGGTCTCCAGCGTTGCCAGCGCCGCTGTCGTTCGTGCCGCTGTCGTTCGTGCCGCTGTCGCCGACGCGCGTCCGGCCGCCGGAATCCCATTCATGCTTCCGCCGCTTTGCCAACTCCGGGCGCCCGCTTCGCGCCGCTGCCTCTCGCGCCAGTCGATGCGCGTTCTCCCGCGCGTCCCCCCGCGCGTCCCCCCGCGCATTCCCCCGCGCGTCCTCTCCCGCGCTACGCTCCGGCGCACTCCCGTCTCCCCCCAGCCTTCGCTGGGGCAAGCTTTCCCGTCTCCCGTCCCGCTCTTCCCGCCCTTCGCCCCCCAGCCCGCGCCGGTGCGCCGCCTTCTCCTCCCGCATCCGCGTCGTCGCCTCCGTCCCCCGCACCATCCCCTGGCCCATGCGCTCCGCCAGCAGCCGTTCGGCACTCCACTCGTCGCGCTGCCTGCGCGGGTCGTCGGGAATCCCCGGGCGGTCGCTCTGCGGGTCGAGGTCGTACTCGCGCGCCAGCATGTCGGCCGGCGCCGCCCCTCCCCGCAACGCCTCCGCGGTCGCCTTCGCCGAAAACCGGTCGCTGAGGGCGCTGAGCACGTCGGCCTGCTGCACCGAGAACCCCAAAACACGCGCAGCATCACGCACCGCCGAGCGGCCGCGATAGGTGATCTGCTCGCAGACCATCGCCGCGTGCTCGCGCCCGTACCGTGCATAGACGTACTGCAGCACCTGTTCGCGGTCGCGGTGCGCGAAGTCGATGTCGATGTCCGGGGCCTCCTGGCGCTCGTCGCTCAGGAAACGCTCGAAGAGGAGTTCGAGCCGGATCGGGTCCACCGCGGTGATCCCGAGGCAGTAGCACACGGCGGAATTCGCCGCCGAGCCGCGCCCCTGGCACAGCACCCCCGTGCGATGGGCGAAACGGACGATGTCCCACACGATCAGGAAGTAGCCGGCGAGCCCCAGGCGCCGGATCGTGTCGAGTTCATGCGCCACCTGCGCCCGGTGCTTGTCGGTGCACTGCTCGCCCCAGCGTTCGCGGATTCCCTGCTCGACCAGTCGCGCGAGGTATTCATCGGCGCTCACCCCCGGCGGGAGCGGAAAGGTCGGGAGCGTGGGGCGCAGGTCCTCCAGCCGGAACGTGCATCGCTCGGCGATTGCCAGCGATGCGCGCAGCCCGGCGTCGTCGCCGCGCCAACGGCGTTGCAGCTGCTGGCGCCCCTTCAGGTACCACTCTCCGTTGGGGCGCAAGCGCTGGCCCATCGTGTCGAGCGTCCGCTCGTGGCGCAGCGCCGAGAGGACGTCGTGGACCACCCGCCCCGTGGGAAGGGCGTAGTGCACGTCGTTCGTCACCACCCACGGGATCCCCAGCGACTTGGCGAGGGGGATCAGGTGGCGGACGAGGGCCCGTTCCTCGGGGAGGTGATGATCCCATACCTCGATGGCGAGGCGCCCCTCGAAGAGGTCGAGGAGTGTGGCGGCCGCCTCGCACGCCCCGTCCACATCGCCAGCTGCAATCCGCGAGGGGATCCACCCGCGCGGGCATCCGGTGAGGGCAAAGATCCCGTCGGTGTGGGCGGCGAGCGTGTCGAGCGAGACTCGCGGCTCCCCGCGCGGGTTGTCCATCCGCCCCCGCGTGATGAGCGAGGCGATGTTGCCATACCCCGTGCGCGACTCGGCCAGGAGAACCAGGTGTGATGGGAGGCCGTCGATGTCGAGCGTGAGTTCGCAGCCGAGGATCCCGCCGATCCCCGCCTCACGTGCCGCCTGGGCAAAGCGGACCGCGCCGCCCAGGTCGTCGTGGTCGGTGAGGGCGAGCGCCGGCATGCCTAACGCCTTGGCCCGCGCGACCAGCGCCTCGGGTTCGGAGGCACCGTCGAGCAGCGAGAAGACGGAGTGGCAGTGCAGTTCGGTATACGGCAGAAGACGAGAAGACGAGAAGACGAGAAGACGAGAGGCCTGCCCCAGCGAAGGCTGGGGACGAGTCCTACGGGGGGTCAGTCGTACCAGCCGTGGATGAACCAGGCGTTGTCGGAGGCGGTGCAATCGCGGTAAAGGACGAGATGGCTGGTCCCCGTGGTGTCCTCGCAGCGCCAGTAGTCGCGGGCGTAGCCCGATTCCCACCAGTCGCCGGTGAGGCGTTCGGGGCCAATGGCGCGGGCCACGGTGATCACCTGCTGGCGCCACCGGATGGCGCGCGGCGGGCTCGTCGCGCGGCCGTCGGCGGTGCGGACCTCGGCGCGTTCCGGCGTCTCCAGTTGACGCAGCGCTGGCGCGCGCAGGAGCGACGGGGGAAGCGCTCGCGCGGCCAGGCGTGGCATGGCGCCGGGGGCGCCTTCGCGCACGAGGGTGAGCGCCCGGGTGCCTAACGCTTCGCGCGCAGGGTCCGCGTCCCGTGCCGGTGGGCGCTCGGCCGCTGCGATGGCGTGTGCGGAGATTGCCGGGGACGACGAACGCGCCAGCCCTCCTCGCCCGTCGCCCCCCCTCGCGCCGCTCCCGTCCCCCATCGGATCCTCCACCCGTTCCCATTCCCCGGCGCGCTCGGGCCGGTGCGTGTCGCGCAGCACCGGGCGCACGATGGCTCCCGTGCCTAACGTTGCACGCAGGCGGGCGAAGGCGGCATCGGCGGCGGCGGGGTCGCGCCAGGCCGGGTCGAGCAACTCGCCCTGGGCACCGTGCAGCGGCGCCGTGGCGGTGATGGCCACCGTTACCGCGCAGACCGGGGCATCGAGGCGCCACTCCTCCAGGAGTGCACGGCATCGCTCGAGGAGCGGGACCACGCGGGCCAAGGGGCGCGGGAGGCGCACCTCGCGCGTGATCGTGTGGGCGCGGGTGGCGGTCGGGAGCGCCCCGCGTGCGTCGTCGAGGGCCAGGGTGATGGCCACCACTGCGGCCGAGCGCCCGTCATGCACCAGGTCCTGCACCAAACGATCGAGAGCAGCTCGCACGAGGAAGAGGATCGGTTCCACCGAGGGGACGCTGGGCGACAGCTCGGCGACGACGGCGCGCGGGGCGTCGAGGCGGGCGAGCACCGGGCGCCGGCGATCCTCGCCGCGCGCCAGGCGCCACGCCGCCACGCCTTCCTCGCCCCAGCGTCGTTCCACGTCCTCGACGGTGAGCGCGGCAAGGGCCCCCACGGTGCGCAGCCCAAGCGCCTGCAGCGTCTCGCGCAACTCTTCATCCATCGGGACCAGGCCGAGGGGGGCTGGGGCGAGGTAGGCAGCGCAACCATCGGGTGGAACGATGACGATTCCCTCGTCCATGGGTGCGTCCTCGGCGCTCGCGCGTCGCGGGCGCCGCGGGTTGTCGTGCGAGTTGTCGTGCGGGTTGTCGCGCGGGTTGTCGCGCGAACGCCTGGCTGGTGTCGTGGGGCTGGTGGGGGAGGCCCACGTGGCGGCGCGGGCGGCGACGCACGAGTCGGCGATCCCGACGCGTGCTCCTGGGTGCCAGCGGCGGG is from Gemmatimonadaceae bacterium and encodes:
- a CDS encoding PHP domain-containing protein, coding for MHRLRQRLVHPRLVRLTPRRTRPQPSLGQASRLLVFSSSRLLPYTELHCHSVFSLLDGASEPEALVARAKALGMPALALTDHDDLGGAVRFAQAAREAGIGGILGCELTLDIDGLPSHLVLLAESRTGYGNIASLITRGRMDNPRGEPRVSLDTLAAHTDGIFALTGCPRGWIPSRIAAGDVDGACEAAATLLDLFEGRLAIEVWDHHLPEERALVRHLIPLAKSLGIPWVVTNDVHYALPTGRVVHDVLSALRHERTLDTMGQRLRPNGEWYLKGRQQLQRRWRGDDAGLRASLAIAERCTFRLEDLRPTLPTFPLPPGVSADEYLARLVEQGIRERWGEQCTDKHRAQVAHELDTIRRLGLAGYFLIVWDIVRFAHRTGVLCQGRGSAANSAVCYCLGITAVDPIRLELLFERFLSDERQEAPDIDIDFAHRDREQVLQYVYARYGREHAAMVCEQITYRGRSAVRDAARVLGFSVQQADVLSALSDRFSAKATAEALRGGAAPADMLAREYDLDPQSDRPGIPDDPRRQRDEWSAERLLAERMGQGMVRGTEATTRMREEKAAHRRGLGGEGREERDGRRESLPQRRLGGDGSAPERSAGEDARGNARGDARGDARENAHRLAREAAARSGRPELAKRRKHEWDSGGRTRVGDSGTNDSGTNDSGAGNAGDQADGGAPLDAASARPGGARHSKGYEPFGNANAQVTLQQNTRNQSLVDRLEAEGRSLGTSRDTAADPASPLASTIFAQAGLDPNDRRVHVLPDIVEGLHQAPRHRSIHVGGFVLTAEPLRTVVPIEPASMPNRTVIQWERDDLDPVGLVKIDLLGLGMLTVLQDCLKYIRAARGVTLDLGQLDMTDQAVYDDLCAADTIGVFQVESRAQMNTLPRLKPRCFYDLVVEVALIRPGPIQGEMVHPYLRRRAGEEPVTYPHPAVEPILKRTLGIPLFQEQGMQVAIAAAGFTPGEADILRRAMGHKRSRERMAAICEKLITGMARNGIPEDVARRIYNQINAFADYGFPESHSASFALIVYASAYLRHYYAPEFTAAILNAQPMGFYSVGTLIEDAKRHGVEVRPVDLTRSAWDHALELRNGKVVVPVGVEVAIRVRQDGTPDGTLDDRHADRPDERRDRRQATRDGSAAPAVRLGLRLVHGLGAAAREKLERALEQGPFHDIPDVIQRAGLDQRALRALAEAGAFDTMVPDVPPAERRRVALWRVLEALRGDAGPLAPSRPRPTRPPLPAMSRLETTDADYRLTGLSLNGHPMRHLRKLLHPNGVRTSRELQQHGRDGERVAHAGLVICRQRPGTAKGFVFLSLEDETGILNVVVTPKRFERQALMISTSPLLLVRGTLQVESNVVNLRGEQFTPLKADAGEAWARSHDFH